CTCAGTTAGGTACAAAAGGTTTTAGAATTGGTAGGGATATCTTCCCTAAACCTCAAATTATGGGTTTTCTACTTCATGAATTAATTCCTTTAGAACTAAAAGCAAAATATCCCGATTTCTGGAGAGGAGATATCAGTATATCTGATAAAGATATTGTCTATATACCTGATGACTTTTTTTCAATTGAAGTCAAAACCTCCTCTGATCCTAGACATATATATGGCAATAGAAGCTATGCTCAAAATTCTAATAACAGCAAAAAAGGTAAGTCTGGATACTATTTAGCAGTTAACTTTGAGAAGTTTTCTAATACTACTAATCCTCAGATTAAACTAATTCGTTTCGGTTGGATTGATTCTGGGGATTGGATTGGGCAAAAGGCAGCTACAGGTCAACAATCGC
This portion of the Microcystis aeruginosa NIES-2549 genome encodes:
- a CDS encoding ScaI family restriction endonuclease, which translates into the protein MNSPYADVSPSNWLSITQRLVERHPLSTDAIVDVVLTSWQSIFNSQLGTKGFRIGRDIFPKPQIMGFLLHELIPLELKAKYPDFWRGDISISDKDIVYIPDDFFSIEVKTSSDPRHIYGNRSYAQNSNNSKKGKSGYYLAVNFEKFSNTTNPQIKLIRFGWIDSGDWIGQKAATGQQSRLSSDVENYKLLQLYRKI